One genomic region from Pantoea alfalfae encodes:
- a CDS encoding putative bifunctional diguanylate cyclase/phosphodiesterase: MDSPPSDALDRLTTLAARLFRVPVAFVSLIDEKRQFFASRYGLNISGTSRNVAFCHHTLAQGDILCVPDTLKDPRFRDSPLVHGYPFIRFYAGIPLSTPDGHHIGTVCLTDTHPRDLLTSEDRKHLADIAALVMDRMEMHRLELLRYTSQQRLQAISSTSPDAIVCTDLRRGITFWNPAATALFGYSAEEMRGQYVSELIPARCQTDYRNELARITSDEAAISHPRSLQIWGVTRDGREFPAEVSFSGWREEGERLVGMIIRDVTARYESEARLCELASLDMLTRLASRSAFMDQVGQLTKAGVPYTLLMTDLDGFKEVNDTLGHAAGDALLCHVAEQIRAVCTGAVTAARLGGDEFVILLAGGSAEAAITAEKLIAAVQTPFRYHDSPVVVGASTGIASYPDHGRDPSAVMSAADLALYRAKASGKGCSILFMPEFREAEQQRRRFERELETAVRQQQFTLYYQPRFDVESGKLVGCETLVRWQHPTRGLLLPADFIGMLVKSPLSVTLGEWIIRSALAQVRQWQVRSPELRVSINLFPRQLTGNSLETVIRESADGDAGFVELEVDEPLLAVLVQDMPVQVEAVRRTGASFIIDHYGRTLGAINLLRHSFVAGFKIDKSLTHELNSSMRVRMMFRSITALGKSLGIRVAAEGVEDKEQIAFVTSAGCHIMQGNGLCRPLTPADFEAMLYGEEHSVPAVASGYDVTLP; the protein is encoded by the coding sequence ATGGATTCACCGCCGAGCGATGCGCTGGATCGCCTTACCACGCTTGCCGCGCGACTGTTCCGCGTACCGGTTGCGTTTGTATCGCTTATTGATGAGAAGCGACAGTTTTTCGCTTCACGGTACGGTTTGAATATTTCCGGTACATCGCGCAACGTCGCCTTCTGCCACCATACGCTGGCGCAGGGCGATATCCTCTGCGTGCCCGATACGCTGAAAGATCCCCGCTTCCGCGACAGTCCGCTGGTTCATGGCTACCCCTTTATCCGCTTTTATGCCGGGATCCCGCTCTCAACGCCGGATGGTCATCATATTGGCACCGTCTGCCTGACCGACACGCATCCGCGCGATCTGCTGACTTCAGAAGATCGGAAGCATCTGGCCGATATAGCTGCGCTGGTGATGGATCGCATGGAGATGCATCGTCTGGAGTTACTGCGCTACACCAGTCAGCAGCGGCTTCAGGCAATCTCATCCACCTCACCCGACGCCATTGTCTGTACGGACCTGCGGCGCGGCATCACTTTCTGGAATCCGGCAGCCACTGCTCTCTTCGGCTACAGCGCAGAGGAGATGAGAGGTCAGTATGTCAGCGAGCTGATCCCGGCGCGCTGCCAGACTGACTACCGTAACGAGCTGGCCCGGATTACCTCAGACGAAGCGGCTATCTCTCATCCTCGTTCGTTGCAGATATGGGGCGTCACGCGTGACGGCCGTGAATTCCCGGCAGAAGTCTCTTTTTCGGGCTGGCGTGAAGAGGGCGAGCGGCTGGTGGGCATGATCATCCGTGACGTCACGGCCCGCTATGAAAGTGAGGCGCGTCTCTGTGAGCTGGCTTCTCTGGATATGCTGACGCGACTCGCCAGCCGTAGCGCGTTCATGGATCAGGTCGGGCAACTGACCAAAGCGGGCGTTCCCTACACCTTACTGATGACCGATCTTGATGGTTTCAAAGAGGTGAACGATACGCTGGGACATGCAGCAGGCGATGCGCTGCTGTGTCACGTTGCCGAGCAGATTCGTGCGGTGTGTACCGGTGCCGTGACGGCTGCGCGGCTGGGCGGCGATGAATTTGTGATCCTGCTGGCGGGCGGCAGCGCTGAGGCGGCGATTACGGCGGAAAAACTGATTGCGGCCGTACAGACGCCGTTCCGCTATCACGACTCGCCGGTTGTGGTCGGTGCCAGCACCGGTATCGCTTCCTACCCGGATCACGGTCGCGATCCCTCTGCGGTGATGTCCGCCGCTGATCTGGCACTCTACCGTGCCAAAGCCTCAGGCAAAGGCTGCAGTATCCTGTTTATGCCCGAGTTTCGTGAAGCGGAGCAGCAGCGTCGCCGTTTCGAGCGCGAACTGGAAACGGCGGTGCGGCAGCAGCAGTTCACACTTTACTATCAGCCCCGCTTCGACGTGGAGAGTGGAAAGCTGGTGGGTTGCGAGACGCTGGTACGCTGGCAACACCCGACACGTGGGCTGCTGTTGCCTGCCGACTTTATCGGCATGCTGGTTAAAAGCCCGCTTTCCGTAACGCTGGGGGAATGGATCATCCGCAGTGCCCTGGCACAGGTCCGGCAGTGGCAGGTGCGATCCCCCGAGCTTCGCGTCAGCATCAATCTTTTTCCGCGTCAGCTGACAGGGAACAGCCTGGAAACCGTTATACGCGAGAGTGCCGACGGCGATGCGGGTTTTGTTGAGCTGGAAGTGGATGAGCCTCTGCTGGCTGTACTGGTGCAGGATATGCCGGTTCAGGTTGAAGCGGTGCGCCGGACCGGTGCCTCATTTATCATTGATCATTATGGACGCACGCTGGGGGCCATTAATTTGCTGCGCCACAGCTTTGTGGCAGGTTTCAAAATCGACAAGTCGCTGACGCACGAGCTCAACTCCAGCATGCGGGTGCGAATGATGTTCCGATCTATCACCGCACTCGGCAAAAGTCTGGGTATTCGGGTGGCTGCTGAAGGGGTTGAAGACAAAGAGCAGATCGCCTTTGTCACGTCAGCCGGATGTCACATTATGCAGGGCAATGGCCTGTGCCGGCCACTGACACCGGCGGACTTTGAAGCGATGCTGTACGGCGAGGAGCATTCTGTGCCCGCTGTTGCCAGCGGTTACGATGTCACATTACCCTGA
- a CDS encoding transcriptional regulator, producing the protein MGNQILQRPVAVQHNVRELRLAAGLSQEIAAERFDLSQRVWQTKEASKNPALLSQGEYELLMLLAGEHPHFELVPKLKK; encoded by the coding sequence ATGGGAAATCAGATTTTACAGCGGCCTGTTGCCGTTCAGCATAACGTACGTGAGCTGCGTCTTGCGGCCGGTCTTTCGCAGGAGATTGCAGCTGAACGCTTCGACCTTAGCCAGCGAGTCTGGCAGACCAAAGAAGCATCCAAAAATCCTGCCCTGCTCAGCCAGGGAGAATATGAACTGCTGATGCTGCTGGCAGGAGAGCATCCGCACTTCGAACTGGTTCCAAAGCTTAAAAAGTAA
- a CDS encoding methyl-accepting chemotaxis protein — MNSLRHFTIRRVVLWIMIVSLGVVALAGGYSSQIVRDIFRQTDRSAVLTQQLSFLTHSALVMQGGTGADKNGLIALTPASADWDSFRAALTTSPSEYATVTRAKLDSVTQQLAQNQALLNADRRQLERVLLAALLAAFALLLFCDRYLVVHLVRPVGKIRGHLKIIAGGDLTREPEDLGRNCVGQLVPLVKEMQHSLLQTVSAIHDNAAILHREAGDIAAGNADLSDRTSTQAAALEQTAASMEEITVTVRHNAQNAREARELAASTTDTTHQGVELVQRVTAAITSIAQGSEKIREFTTTINGIAFQTNILALNAAVEAARAGEQGRGFAVVASEVRSLAQRSAAAAKEIEELIADTEARVDDGRRAAESAGTTMEAVLRGVGGVNELIGQIALASDEQSKGIAQVTVAVAELDRVTQQNATLVQQVSATAGSLSGQTETLGSVITRFTLPLHAVGVAI, encoded by the coding sequence ACTGGGCGTGGTCGCGCTGGCAGGTGGCTACAGCAGTCAGATCGTGCGGGACATCTTTCGTCAGACCGATCGCTCAGCCGTGCTGACGCAGCAGCTAAGTTTTCTGACGCACAGCGCTCTTGTCATGCAGGGCGGAACAGGCGCAGATAAAAATGGCCTGATCGCCTTAACGCCGGCCAGTGCTGACTGGGATAGCTTTCGCGCAGCACTTACGACCTCACCCTCAGAGTATGCAACGGTTACCCGCGCGAAGCTGGATAGCGTGACGCAGCAGCTGGCACAAAATCAGGCTCTTCTTAACGCTGACCGGCGTCAGCTCGAGCGCGTACTGCTGGCGGCACTGCTGGCAGCATTCGCGTTGCTGCTGTTCTGCGACCGCTATCTGGTCGTCCATCTGGTGCGTCCGGTCGGTAAAATCCGCGGTCATTTAAAAATTATTGCCGGAGGTGATCTGACGCGTGAGCCGGAAGATCTGGGTCGCAACTGCGTCGGGCAACTGGTGCCGTTGGTGAAAGAGATGCAGCACAGTCTGTTGCAGACGGTCAGCGCTATTCACGACAACGCAGCCATTCTTCATCGTGAGGCTGGCGACATCGCGGCGGGTAACGCCGATCTCTCCGACCGGACCTCCACTCAGGCCGCTGCGCTGGAACAGACCGCCGCCAGCATGGAAGAGATCACGGTTACCGTGCGTCACAATGCACAGAATGCCCGTGAAGCGCGTGAACTGGCTGCCAGTACCACGGATACGACCCATCAGGGCGTGGAGCTGGTTCAGCGGGTGACGGCAGCCATCACCAGCATCGCACAGGGATCAGAGAAAATCCGGGAGTTCACCACCACCATTAATGGCATCGCATTTCAGACCAATATTCTGGCGCTCAACGCCGCCGTAGAGGCCGCCCGTGCGGGCGAGCAGGGCCGTGGTTTTGCGGTGGTTGCCAGTGAGGTACGTTCACTGGCACAGCGAAGTGCTGCAGCCGCGAAGGAGATCGAAGAGCTGATAGCTGATACCGAGGCACGCGTGGATGATGGCCGACGCGCAGCAGAGAGTGCAGGAACGACTATGGAAGCCGTGCTGCGCGGTGTCGGTGGCGTCAATGAACTGATTGGACAGATTGCGCTGGCTTCGGATGAGCAGAGCAAAGGAATTGCCCAGGTCACCGTGGCGGTGGCTGAACTTGACCGCGTAACGCAGCAGAATGCAACGCTGGTCCAGCAGGTTTCGGCAACAGCAGGCAGCCTCAGTGGACAGACTGAAACGCTGGGCAGCGTCATTACCCGCTTCACCCTGCCGCTTCATGCTGTCGGAGTGGCAATTTGA